A window of the Helianthus annuus cultivar XRQ/B chromosome 4, HanXRQr2.0-SUNRISE, whole genome shotgun sequence genome harbors these coding sequences:
- the LOC110934142 gene encoding uncharacterized protein LOC110934142 yields MSRRLFTRIADDLAGLDLFFTQRPDAWNYEGFSTLQKCIAAIRQLAYGTVADALDEYLQISARTMRECLYRFCHNVVKLYIKKYLRKPNAYDVQQLYQAREARHGFPGMLGSIDCMHWAWENCPNAWRGQYTRGDHGHPILILEAVASQDLWIWHSFFGLPGSLNDLNVLYQSAIFSDVVNGTGRAICEYDENASIGNIVPVDPVQQDLNSFSLTNDFTHANLQQDLVEHIWNNANGGDSDEDEDDGE; encoded by the exons ATGAGTCGCCGGTTATTCACACGGATTGCTGATGATTTGGCGGGGCTAGACCTGTTTTTCACGCAACGACCCGATGCTTGGAATTATGAAGGGTTTAGCACGTTACAAAAGTGTATtgcggccattcgccaactggcGTACGGGACAGTGGCCGACGCTTTAGACGAGTACTTACAGATATCGGCAAGAACTATGCGGGAATGTTTGTATCGGTTTTGTCATAATGTGGTGAAACTGTATATCAAAAAATATTTGCGTAAACCAAACGCGTATGATGTTCAACAGTTGTACCAAGCCCGTGAAGCACGACACGGGTTTCCGGGAATGCTCGGTAGCATTGACTGTATGCATTGGGCGTGGGAGAACTGCCCGAATGCGTGGCGAGGCCAATATACGCGAGGTGATCACGGCCATCCAATCTTAATACTTGAGGCCGTGGCGTCACAAGATCTGTGGATCTGGCATTCTTTCTTTGGTCTCCCTGGTTCACTTAACGACCTCAACGTGCTATACCAATCGGCGATCTTTAGCGATGTCGTTAATGGAACCG GTCGGGCGATTTGTGAGTATGATGAGAATGCATCTATCGGGAATATTGTCCCGGTAGATCCGGTGCaacaggatttaaactcgttcTCGCTAACCAACGACTTCACGCATGCAAACCTTCAACAGGATTTAGTAGAACATATATGGAACAACGCAAACGGCGGGGACAGTGACGAAGACGAAGACGATGGcgagtag